Below is a window of Fibrobacter sp. UWB11 DNA.
GAAAGTCTGGACTTGCGCAGGTCCGCATCAATAAAAATAACGCGCTTGTTCTGCTTTGCAAAAAGGTACGTCAGGTTCAACGACACAAAGCTCTTGCCCGCCTCTGGCGAAATACCCGTCACCATCAGCACGCGCCCGCCCTCGTCGAGGCACGAAAATTCCAGCGCCGTACGCAACGCACGAATCTTTTCGATAGCAAAATCTTCGGAATCGGCCTTTGCCAAAATAAAACGCTTGTCATTTACGCCAGGCAGCTTGTGGCTGATATGCGTCTTGGGAACCTTCGCATAAACACTCACACCCGTTTCACGTTCAATCTCAGAAGATGAACCCACACCGCGATTACGCATGCGATGCAACATAAGAACAAGAACCCAGGCAAAAGCAAAACCACCACCGAGCCCCGCAAGCGCAATCATCTTGCGCTTCGGTTTAATAGGCTTCCGGTGAATATAGGCCGGGTCCACAATACGCACGTTACCAATTTCACTAGCACGTACCACGCGGAGCTGCTGGATGTTGTTCAAAACAGACGTGTAAAGTTCATTGTTGAGTTCCACATCTTGCTGGAGCTTTAGCACATCTTGTTGCGTAACCGGGAGCGCCTTAACCTTGCCCTCTTCTTTGCCAATTTCTTTACGGATACGTTCTTGCTGCGAAAGAATCGCCTGCATGGCAGGGTGGTCTTGTTTGAACAAACGAGATTTTTCTTGATATTGTTGCTGCAAAGAAAGCAACTGCGTTTTAAGCTGAACCTGACGGTCCAACGTACCACGAGCCTCGGCCCCCAAGTCAACCGTCCCCACCTTGTTGCGGTAACTGGTCAAAAGTTGCTGGGCAGAATCAAGCTTAGCCTTAATTGTCGGCAGCTGTTTTTCCAAAAATTCCAGAGACTTTTCGGCCTCGGCACTGCGCATCTCCACATTTTGGCGTACATACATCTGCGCTACAGCATTGAGCACTTTAGCAGCACGGTCCGGATAACGGTCCTGGTACGCAATTTCGATAATGTTCGTATTCTTCCCCTTTTCATCGGCCAGAACAGTCTTCTGCAAAATCTCGGCCATACGGAGAACAGACAACCTGTACAAAACGAACTTTTGCCCCGGGAGCGCATCCATAGAGCGCACACAAATTGCAACAGAATCCCCCTCTACTGGCACGCGATATGTTTCGCCCACCTTACCCACAACAACGCTTGAACCAAGAGGGGTAAACAACTCATAAGAATCTTCCGATTTTACCTCGGCAACCCAATCGCCATCATCATCATCAAAAACCTTAGGGGGTTCGAACAAATCCAAGTCCATCCGCCCCTCGCGGTGCATAAGGCGGTCTACAAGACCAATCGGTTCGGCACCGTAATTCAAGCGCAACTTCTCGACCACGGGCATCAGCACGTTTAGGCTCTTAATCAAGTGGATTTCGGCCAAAGCTGGGCTATGCGATTCAAACAAAGCTCCAATATCAGCAATAGCCTTGCCGCTTTTAGACTTCGTATCGAGTTGCAACATCGCCGTACTGCGGAAAACATCCCGACTGTAGCGAGCGTACGTAGCCCCAGCAACCAAGCCTACAACAGAAAGCAAGGCGAAAATCAACCAATGACGGCGAAAAATACTGAACAATTCGAATACGTCAATGACATCGACCGGCTTAATAGCTCCCTGCGATACAGGGAGCTGATTCATCTGTTTTTCAGGTGTATTAGTCATATTAAACCTTTTTCGTATAGAACGTTTGCCACCAAAATATTGAGCATTATTTACATTCAAATCATTTCTAAAAATAGCAAATTATAAGATTTTCAAAAGATGTATTTATAAAATTTGAACATCTATTCGAAAGACAATTCTATAAGCTACCAGTTATACTCGACTCAGTCTAGTTTTTTTCGTCTTGATTACAGCAGATAATCGCTTCAAGTTGTTTTTTTACATTATGAGGCAATAAAGCTTCTTTAGCTTTTTTCAAAT
It encodes the following:
- a CDS encoding polysaccharide biosynthesis tyrosine autokinase, producing the protein MTNTPEKQMNQLPVSQGAIKPVDVIDVFELFSIFRRHWLIFALLSVVGLVAGATYARYSRDVFRSTAMLQLDTKSKSGKAIADIGALFESHSPALAEIHLIKSLNVLMPVVEKLRLNYGAEPIGLVDRLMHREGRMDLDLFEPPKVFDDDDGDWVAEVKSEDSYELFTPLGSSVVVGKVGETYRVPVEGDSVAICVRSMDALPGQKFVLYRLSVLRMAEILQKTVLADEKGKNTNIIEIAYQDRYPDRAAKVLNAVAQMYVRQNVEMRSAEAEKSLEFLEKQLPTIKAKLDSAQQLLTSYRNKVGTVDLGAEARGTLDRQVQLKTQLLSLQQQYQEKSRLFKQDHPAMQAILSQQERIRKEIGKEEGKVKALPVTQQDVLKLQQDVELNNELYTSVLNNIQQLRVVRASEIGNVRIVDPAYIHRKPIKPKRKMIALAGLGGGFAFAWVLVLMLHRMRNRGVGSSSEIERETGVSVYAKVPKTHISHKLPGVNDKRFILAKADSEDFAIEKIRALRTALEFSCLDEGGRVLMVTGISPEAGKSFVSLNLTYLFAKQNKRVIFIDADLRKSRLSHKHEKGVSDVIAKTATLDSVVVDMGEGAYFLPKGSRVANPGEMLASKSFAELVQECREKYDIVVIDTPPCSLVSDAQAIAKLADFGLIVVEYKKHSMENIQEIIDQLSMAKLEKKAIVLNKCVHDGSSYGYGYGYGYGYGYGYRYRYGEKKK